The proteins below are encoded in one region of Colletotrichum lupini chromosome 5, complete sequence:
- a CDS encoding PRELI-like family protein has translation MKVFSNAVTFNYSWEEVSAANWRKYCPWNDKTTHVIAVDTIGRSVDPATGILRTERLITCKQSAPKWFASLVGGGGGDPDVSHVFETSYVDPANKTVTMVSQNLTFANLISVQESVVYKPVSPTQTQFVQDAQITALCGGWQRIKNGIEDQCVSQFRNNAQKGKEGFEMVLAMSRRVFAEEREREMRVRQGAMAV, from the coding sequence ATGAAGGTCTTCTCCAACGCAGTAACCTTCAACTACTCCTGGGAAGAGGTCTCAGCAGCAAACTGGCGCAAATACTGCCCGTGGAACGACAAGACGACGCACGTAATCGCCGTCGACACAATCGGCCGCAGCGTCGACCCAGCCACGGGAATACTCCGCACCGAGCGCCTCATCACCTGCAAGCAGTCCGCCCCCAAGTGGTTCGCCTCCCTCgtcggaggcggcggcggtgaccCGGACGTTTCCCACGTCTTCGAGACCTCCTACGTCGACCCGGCCAACAAGACCGTCACAATGGTCTCCCAGAACCTGACCTTCGCCAACCTCATCTCCGTCCAGGAGTCCGTCGTCTACAAGCCCGTCAGCCCGACGCAGACGCAGTTCGTTCAGGACGCGCAGATCACCGCCCTCTGCGGCGGCTGGCAGCGCATCAAGAACGGCATCGAGGACCAGTGCGTGTCGCAGTTCCGCAACAATGCGCAAAAGGGCAAGGAAGGGTTCGAGATGGTCCTGGCTATGAGCAGGCGGGTGTTTGCCGAGGAGCGCGAGCGCGAGATGCGTGTTCGCCAGGGCGCTATGGCAGTATGA